Proteins found in one Brachypodium distachyon strain Bd21 chromosome 5, Brachypodium_distachyon_v3.0, whole genome shotgun sequence genomic segment:
- the LOC100831804 gene encoding probable purine permease 11 gives MADASSGNNNAAGSTSNAEVQIQIPAGPAKAEGSAAPSQKSGTKNWRWWLMVSVDAFFLVAGQTSATLLGRYYYHQGGSSKWVSAFVQTAGFPILYLALFCFPSKSPSSGAGRGDAPVAKIGVIYVVLGLIIAADDMMYASGLKYLPVSTYSLVCASQLAFNVVFSYVLNSQKLTGLIMNSVVLLTLSDALLGVNHEETEDVNGFSRGKYLMGFLLTLGASGTYSLILSLMQLTFENVIKKHTYSAVLNMQIYTALVATVATVFGLFASGEWRSLRGEMDAFESGQFSYFMTLVWTAVSWQVASVGVVGLVFEVSSLFSNVISTVALPVIPLFAVLIFHDKMDGIKIVSMLLALWGFVSYLMQHFIDDRKARKAAASGDS, from the exons ATGGCCGACGCCAGCAGCGGCAACAACAATGCTGCGGGCAGCACGAGCAACGCCGAGGTCCAGATACAGATCCCTGCAG GGCCAGCCAAAGCCGAAGGTTCAGCAGCGCCGTCACAGAAATCGGGAACCAAGAACTGGCGATGGTGGCTGATGGTGTCAGTGGACGCGttcttcctcgtcgccggccagACCTCGGCCACACTCCTCGGGAGGTACTACTACCACCAGGGCGGCAGCAGCAAGTGGGTGTCAGCATTCGTGCAGACGGCAGGCTTCCCCATCCTCTACCTCGCCCTCTTCTGCTTCCCTTCCAAGTCGCCCTcttccggcgccggccgcggcgacgcCCCCGTGGCCAAGATCGGCGTGATATACGTCGTCCTGGGGCTCAtcatcgccgccgacgacatGATGTACGCCAGCGGGCTCAAGTATCTCCCCGTCTCGACTTACTCGCTCGTCTGCGCCAGCCAGCTCGCCTTCAACGTCGTCTTCTCCTACGTGCTCAACTCCCAGAAGCTCACGGGCCTGATCATGAACTCAGTGGTGCTGCTCACGCTCTCCGACGCGCTCCTGGGAGTCAACCACGAGGAAACCGAGGATGTTAACGGGTTCTCGAGAGGGAAGTACCTGATGGGGTTCCTGCTGACGCTGGGGGCGTCGGGGACATACTCCCTGATCCTGTCCCTGATGCAGCTCACCTTCGAGAACGTGATCAAGAAGCACACATACTCGGCGGTGCTCAACATGCAGATCTACACGGCGCTGGTGGCCACCGTGGCGACGGTCTTCGGGCTGTTCGCCAGCGGCGAGTGGAGGAGCCTGAGAGGGGAGATGGACGCGTTCGAGTCGGGGCAGTTCTCCTACTTCATGACGCTGGTGTGGACGGCCGTGTCGTGGCAGGTGGCCTCCGTCGGGGTGGTCGGGCTCGTCTTCGAGGTCTCCTCGCTCTTCTCCAACGTCATCAGCACCGTGGCTCTCCCCGTGATCCCTCTCTTCGCAGTGCTCATCTTCCACGACAAGATGGACGGGATCAAGATCGTGTCCATGCTGCTCGCCCTCTGGGGCTTCGTTTCGTATCTGATGCAACACTTCATTGATGACAGGAAAGCTAGGAAGGCGGCAGCTAGTGGGGATTCATAG
- the LOC100826946 gene encoding probable purine permease 11: MGEAGEIHLQIEGTRSEEADNHNGTSPATAAPASPSMSERLRWWAVVIVNIVFVLGGQSVATLLGRIYYDQGGNSLWMATLVQSCGTPLAVPLLLYLRRKSKPSARTRPPVLKMAAIYAGLGVLLAGDNLMYSYALLYLPLSTYSLICATQLSFNAVFSYFINKEKFTALIFNSVVLLTFSAALVGVSHGSDSTNSTVPVGKFPLGFVLTLSASAVFSLILSLNQLTFDKVLKSDTFYDVMEMQFWSNTAAAAVSVAGLFISGEWSTLGGEMAAYKAGKVAYGMTLAWTAVSWQLTTMGMMGLVAAVSSLFTNVISTVGMPLSPVVAVIFLGDSMDGVKVLAMLIGLWGFFSYIYQHYLDDAKVKKIRAEGLSVSSADDDEKQSVKVSTE; the protein is encoded by the exons ATGGGTGAAGCCGGTGAAATCCACCTGCAGATCGAAG GTACCCGAAGCGAAGAAGCGGATAATCACAATGGCACGTCTCCTGCaaccgcggcgccggcgtcacCGTCGATGTCAGAGCGCCTCCGATGGTGGGCGGTGGTGATCGTGAACATCGTGTTCGTCCTGGGCGGGCAGAGCGTGGCCACGCTCCTGGGACGGATCTACTACGACCAGGGCGGCAACAGCCTGTGGATGGCCACGCTGGTGCAGTCCTGCGGCACGCCGCTGGCCGTCCCGCTGCTGCTCTACCTCCGGCGCAAGTCAAAGCCCTCCGCCCGGACACGGCCGCCGGTGCTCAAGATGGCGGCCATCTACGCCGGCCTGGGCGTGCTCCTCGCGGGCGACAACCTCATGTACTCCTACGCGCTCCTCTACCTGCCGCTCTCCACATACTCGCTCATCTGCGCCACGCAGCTCTCCTTCAACGCCGTCTTCTCCTACTTCATCAACAAGGAGAAGTTCACCGCGCTGATTTTCAACTCCGTCGTGCTGCTCACCTTCTCGGCGGCCCTCGTCGGCGTGAGCCACGGTTCCGACAGCACCAACAGCACCGTGCCCGTGGGCAAGTTCCCCCTGGGGTTCGTGCTGACGCTATCGGCTTCGGCCGTCTTCTCCCTGATCCTGTCCCTGAACCAGCTGACGTTCGACAAGGTGCTCAAGAGCGACACCTTCTACGACGTCATGGAGATGCAGTTCTGGAGTAACACTGCGGCCGCGGCCGTGTCCGTGGCCGGGCTGTTCATCTCCGGGGAGTGGAGCACCCTGGGCGGGGAGATGGCCGCGTACAAGGCCGGCAAGGTGGCCTACGGGATGACGCTGGCCTGGACGGCCGTGTCGTGGCAGCTCACCACCATGGGCATGATggggctcgtcgccgccgtgtcGTCGCTCTTCACCAATGTGATCAGCACCGTCGGGATGCCGCTGTCGCCCGTCGTCGccgtcatcttcctcggcgACTCCATGGACGGTGTCAAGGTGCTGGCCATGCTCATTGGCCTCTGGGGATTCTTCTCCTACATTTACCAGCACTACCTTGACGACGCCAAGGTTAAGAAGATACGTGCTGAGGGATTAAGCGTATCAtcggccgacgacgacgaaaaACAGAGTGTAAAAGTCAGCACAGAATGA